In Plasmodium falciparum 3D7 genome assembly, chromosome: 6, the genomic window CATCGACAATCCTTTCaaacatttttttcaaattgtCACTACAATTTACTTTTAAATGTTTGTCGCCTAActttatattatctaaaaTATTCATACACAAATAAacttcatatatatcactAAATTCACAAAATCCAAAAGCCATCAACTCATTTGTTGAAGGGTTTCTTTGTCTTTGCCATTTTATAACATTACCAAAAATTTCTAACATTTTTACCATATCATTAtcttcaatatatttatctatatttCCTATATACATAACATTGTTTATATTCTTTACTTTATCATTTGACTTTTTAATATGTGAATCTTcctcttcttcattttccCCTTTATTTATGACAAGTTTTAAGTTATTATAATACACTTTATTGTTTATCAtataaaccaaaaaaaaaaaaaaaaaaaaaaatatatatatatatatatatatatattatatttttctcttctaataaatatataatattatatatatttaatattgtatattttttttttttttttttttttttggagaaAGAGATTttataatgttattatatattccaaATTTGGCCATAAAAATATGGACATAcaaacataatattatttaataatattataaatattttaatatattacgaacttgtgtttttttaaaataatgaacGTCggtatgaataaaaaaaaaaaaataaataaataaaataaaataaaaaatatattattatatatatttatatatatatatatatatatatatatatatataccaaaataatataaatttcttAATCTTTATAAATCTTTTCAGTAAATAACAGttctatatattaatattaacttttaatttatattttttaattttaataatttgaatTTGAGAAAATTTTCTTTCTCTTCTTTTCCTAAATTATTAAGatatgattatttatattattctcatatattaaattttatctcattattataaaatatatacattatatatatatatatatatattatatttatatgcatatatataaacaaaatgtacatatttgAGATACCCTTTTtgcatataaaattatataatatggaaGAACATTCATaagtttgtatatattatatatgttttaaaatttttataaaataattttaaaatttcatatattttcatgtttaatattcattttcCTATAAGGATGAAAATaaggtaaatatatatatatatatattattttatttttatttttttttttccttatatttataaatattattccaaataaaataataatatgtatgtatattatatgaatataattcatatttgtTAATTGTAGACTctcatttcttttatttttaattatataaaatgtgaatataataataatattatatatatatatatatatatatatatatatatatatatatatatattacgaccattttgaatatttaatttgttacatgtaaatgtttctttttttaataatatatataagaaaatagCATTAATGAATATACAAAGATTGGTTAAATAAggagtatatatatatatatatataatatatatgaacaattattatgtataggAAGTTTCCTTTTGTTTCCTTATGTAGATATAAAATTGTTATCCGttgtaattttataaaacgaGGTCCTTATTCTacatacacatacatatattatttatatatatgtgttgtAAAATAATTGTTCTTGTTATgattaataagaataaatcgAAGCAAATCAATTATATACCTTATGTATTGTAAATGTCTCGAATATAATACAACAATCTATAAATCTCACAATTTCTATGgtcttataattattttattttattttattttttttatgtattaattGTGTGAAcataattttcatatatatattaatacaaaaagaaaagtacatgttaattattatttaaaaggtTCACTtggaaaaaaatttataaacgtaaataaaaatactttAAGGTGTCTGAccattataaatacataatgatatatatatgaaataaaactTAGATATTTTCTCTTAacacattataattataataatttaattatataaaatatatcaagtgttattatatatcaatGAACATAAATTACTTTTTACACactaaaataaaatacaaacaatataaatatatatatatatatatatataatattaaatatatttataacagataaatgaattttaaacccttttgtattttttatttacttcTTATATTCACATATACTGTTAGAACTTTCCTTTTATCTtccttaattttttcttattcagAATGTTACAAAAAACATACACCATTCAAAATAATCACAGTACACATGagattatctttattatgatgaaaatagaaatacacactaaaaaataaaattataacacAATActgtatttttaataaaactatatatatattatatatattttttgtgttCTTTAGaggattataaaaaaaaaaaaaaaaaaggaaaaaaaaaataagcatttaatttttttcttatttcagCTTAAGTTATACACATTTATTAAAACCTTTGTATTaagtatatttaatattgaaccacacaaaataaagataataaataataaaataataggaaatattataagaacattatatatatatatatatatatatatatatatatatatataaatccatataaatatgattagGATAATTAAGTTACTagtcatttttataataagaaacaaaataaaatcacTGTTCAGTAAACCTTTTTCCCTCTTTAAAAATATCTaatcatatgaaaaaatagtactttataaaaatgtttaagaacattataacaaaaacatattaataataaaagaataacaataaaaaaaatttgaaagtgaaaagaataatataaacaggaaaaagatattataataatatgctGCTTCAACATTTATGATATGTATTACatcatacatattttatataacttattttatccttcttttttttttttttttttctattcatagctattatatatgatgtttcataaaatttataaattatgctcaaactatttaaaaaatatgtcttcttaaaaaaaaaaaaaaaaaaaaattaaagcaAAAATAAAggggatatatatatttattataatagtaTAATTGCATTTGTTAAActacttaattttttttttttttttttttttaatttagcCATCTAATTATAatgtaatttaaatatatatatatatatatatatatatatatatatatatatatatatatttttaaaaatgcatacaagattataaaaaattatataattataatatgagagtaaaatatcatatatatatattatatatatatgtgttataaTGAAtactaaatataaatatatataaaatatttgatccatttaaaaaaagaaaaaagtaaatattttataattatatatatataatatatatattatgtgaaAGTATTTCCtcttaattttaataaaaatatataaaaaaagagataagtgatatttataaaaaagcatatatatgaccattatatatatataaaaaactaTACACATTTCTTATATCATaccaatataataatataatccAAAAATAaacttttaattttaattaaatatatataaagacaTCTTTTGTGCAATCATATTGCACTaccaatttaaaaaaaaaaataaatactatcactatataatatatatatatatatattttttttgctaAATtcgatttatattatatatatatataatatatatataaatattatatatattagagcATTTAATTCAAGAAAAtacttaataaatatatataatatatatataaatatactatataaatgcaaaaatatataaaaaaaaagtgcattgattaaaatatatgagccatatatataaatgtatatatataatatataatatattatatattatataataaatatatgtttatatatatatatttttatatatttattatatatatttatatatatatatatatatatatatttttatatatttattatatatattttatatatattttatatatatatattttttttttcttatacatatatataatatatatatgtatttatatatatgacatatgcacatgctttttttttttttttttttgcaatCCAAATtgctattttttttatttttattgcatgataaaattttttttttttttttttatgcaaACTCGTAGCTTTTCGCATTAAcagttcataaaaaaaaaaaaaaaattttttttttcgtcaaacattaaaaaaaaaaagaaagcacacaatacatatgtataaattaaaatatattttttttttttttttttaaaaatacatttaaaaaaaaaaaaatatatctcaaaaaaaaaaaaaatattattcttaaaaaaaaaaaaattaaatatataaaaaactattgcaaaaaaatattttatttatatatatatatatatatattattcacaaAACTTGTcatacacataaaaaaaaaaaaaatatataattttttttttttttcacaaaatacacacaatatattttatatcataaatttatatatatattaaaaaatggcACGAACTAAACAAACAGCTAGAAAATCAACTGCTGGTAAAGCCCCAAGGAAGCAATTAGCTTCAAAAGCAGCAAGGAAATCAGCTCCAATCTCTGCTGGTATTAAAAAGCCACACAGATATAGACCAGGAACTGTAGCTTTAAGAGAAATTAGAAGATATCAAAAATCTACTGATCTTTTAATAAGAAAATTACCATTCCAAAGATTAGTAAGAGAAATTGCTCAAGATTATAAAACTGACTTAAGATTCCAATCTTCAGCAGTAATGGCCCTTCAAGAAGCTGCAGAAGCTTACTTAGTTGGTCTTTTTGAAGATACCAACTTATGTGCCATTCACGCAAAAAGAGTTACCATTATGCCAAAAGATATCCAATTAGCCAGACGTATTCGTGGAGAAAGatcttaaattatataatcttataacataatataataacatttacatattaagttattttaataaatttatattatttataacatttatatatccttatattttattttagcATTCGTTTTATACATaaaacatgtatatatatatttttttttttttaatattttacaatgacattaatttttttttaaggctTCACTAGAagccattatatataatatacacatatatatatatttaattacatttattcaaaacataaaattaaaacttttttcttttctttttctttttttttttctttttttttttctttttctttttcattatgtTATGATTTTAACAACTgtacaatataataaatgtacatataacaaatatatatacatataaacagtgtattattataaaaaataaatcgtATTAAcggttaaaaaaaaaaaaaaaaaaatttctttcTCATCTTTGAAagttatttaataaaatattatgtaaaagGAAGAATAATAagacataaaatataagtaaACAATgcatttttttgaattatattatgtatatatatatatatatatatatatatatatatatatatatgtgtgtccATTTGTTTTATAACTTTCTTAATAAtggatattttttaaaataatcacGTACAgtgtttttataatatggtTTCAAGGCAATAGCTGTGAAAATGTTTTCTGGATATTCAgtccatattttatattttaaggaCTCCTTATCTAGAATACtagataaattttttatttcatttgtatcatcaatttttaatataactttatgcatattatttatatgttctgGAGATAAATAATCTTTAACAATTTCGTCATCCATGTTTTCTGCTATCACAGCAACACTGTCAAAAGTAAAATTCAggaacataaataaatatataacaaaaaaaaagaaaatattataatacatattaatatgtataaatatatatatatatatgtatatatgtaagtattttatataatattttctaaaaGTATGGTATgcattttttctttagtacattcaaaatgtaatatatatatatatatatatatatatatatatatatatttctacttatattttttaccaGGCATGACAAGCTTGGGCGATTACAGATCCTAATGGCCATTTTTTATctataatttctttatttactaatatatattgaataataGGATTTTCctgcattttttttattataaatatatatattataaaacgaattaggaatataaaaaaaaaagaacaaagaaaaggtatttatttatttatttattattatttttttttttttctataatttcctttaatatatatccctttatatataagtatttaATAGGTTCAAAAATTCcccttataaaaaaaaatattttttttttatatatagttccttctaatatttttttattttataaataatattcttttcgTTTTtccctttatatatattttttaatagattaaatattatagtGGAATAATTTTAGATATACCTTTagttcttatatataaatgattaatgtatgtttaaaaattaagaaaaaaggaGATTACAaatttacataatttattatcctaaatattattcttagaacatgaaaatgattataccaaaagaatatataaattgtattaatacattatatacatatatatatatatatatattatatacaacatataaaattcttgttttaaatatatagttTATCAACTACTGATAATATacttttaagaaaaaatattcttataataatatatatattatatattttatatattattaaaataatataatctcagataaaaaagattattacattttacaactatttaaaaacatattttttttattgaaaCCTTGaatagaagaaaatataacttaatttaaatataagaaaggaatttgtttttctttctaattaaatgaataaataaataaatatatatatatatatatatatatatattataaaaatatatttctatatttttaatattatataatatccgttgaattttttttcttcttttttttgttcatttttataatattacatagaATTAAAAGTCTATAAAAACGAaaggtattatattatatatatataaataaacctttataaaatattattataattgttaacatttttatttattttatatttcttctttttttttttttttttttttttcttccccTTTTCACAATTGTATAGTTGTATAATTCATGTGTACTTGTATAAAATGcgactttttttatttcctttaataaaaaaaaaaaaaaaaaaatacactgTTGTATTCCTGCATACAGTAAAACATACTATAAAATTTTTGATCTGTAATAAGTTCtgttaatatttatacacacatatatatatatataaatataattatataagacaatgaaaaaattaaaaaaaaaaaaatgtcaaataatatgttttgtaaataaataaatatatatatatatatatatatatatatatttttttaaataataaaaaattgttattttttgaattatatgaaataaatataaatg contains:
- a CDS encoding histone H3, with translation MARTKQTARKSTAGKAPRKQLASKAARKSAPISAGIKKPHRYRPGTVALREIRRYQKSTDLLIRKLPFQRLVREIAQDYKTDLRFQSSAVMALQEAAEAYLVGLFEDTNLCAIHAKRVTIMPKDIQLARRIRGERS
- a CDS encoding peptidyl-tRNA hydrolase PTRHD1, putative produces the protein MQENPIIQYILVNKEIIDKKWPLGSVIAQACHACVAVIAENMDDEIVKDYLSPEHINNMHKVILKIDDTNEIKNLSSILDKESLKYKIWTEYPENIFTAIALKPYYKNTVRDYFKKYPLLRKL